The Dama dama isolate Ldn47 chromosome 3, ASM3311817v1, whole genome shotgun sequence genome has a segment encoding these proteins:
- the LOC133043205 gene encoding olfactory receptor 8S1-like: protein MKNLSIIDEFVLLGLSTDPDIQTTLFVLFLGIYLLTLMGNLMMILVIRADPHLHTPMYFFLGHLSFLDICYSSVTVPKMLQNFLSQRKTISVWGCITQSFFFIFSGGTEGCLLSAMAYDRYAAICHPLLYTVIMNGPLCTAMVSAAWLMGFLNSLVNNLCAQSLQFCGPNIISHFSCELPSLFPLSCSDTTPNTILLAGSATFLGLVTLLLILFSYSKIILAILSISSKGQVKAFSTCSSHLIVVLLFYGTALSRYISPSSGSVLERVVSVQYGVITSLVNPLIYSFKNQEVKAALQRILKQQICV from the coding sequence ATGAAAAATCTTAGCATTATTGATGAATTTGTGCTGCTGGGGTTGTCTACTGACCCGGATATCCAGACCACGCTCTTTGTTCTCTTCTTGGGAATTTACCTCCTGACCCTGATGGGGAACCTGATGATGATCCTGGTGATCAGGGCTGATCCTCACCTGCACacgcccatgtacttcttccttggTCATTTGTCTTTCCTAGACATATGCTACTCTTCAGTCACTGTGCCCAAGATGCTGCAGAATTTCCTGTCTCAGAGGAAAACCATTTCAGTGTGGGGATGCATTACCcagagtttctttttcattttctctggagGCACTGAGGGCTGCCTGCTCTCTGctatggcctatgaccgctatgctGCCATCTGTCACCCTCTGCTCTATACTGTGATCATGAATGGACCTCTGTGCACTGCAATGGTCAGTGCAGCATGGCTGATGGGGTTTCTGAACTCACTAGTGAATAATCTTTGTGCCCAGAGCTTACAGTTCTGTGGTCCCAATATCATCTCCCACTTCAGTTGTGAACTGCCTTCACTCTTCCCTCTCTCCTGCAGTGATACCACACCTAACACCATCCTGCTAGCTGGTTCTGCTACATTTCTAGGACTTGTGACACTTCTCCTGATCCTCTTCTCTTACTCTAAAATTATTCTTGCCATTCTAAGTATCTCCTCTAAAGGCCAAGTCAAAGCCTTCTcaacctgctcctcccacctcatCGTGGTGCTCTTGTTCTATGGGACGGCTCTATCCAGGTACATCAGCCCCTCTTCAGGATCAGTCCTGGAGCGAGTTGTCTCTGTACAGTACGGTGTGATCACATCCTTGGTAAACCCCCTCATTTACAGCTTTAAGAACCAGGAGGTGAAGGCAGCTCTGCAGAGGATACTGAAGCAGCAAATATGTGTCTAA